The genomic region TTCGAATAAAGCATATCCTACTTGAGCATTTCAAGATTTATAACCAAAATTTattaacaggaataaaaaataaagtagacatgttttttgttgttgttgtttttaaatgcgaacaaaatatattaagaaAAGGGCTATTGTGAAATATTTCGCTTACAGTGCGCCTGTAAGTAGAAAGAGACAAAAGCCCATTGTGTTGGCATGAAATGGATGCATCATTTGGGTCTTGTGcgcagattttaaaacattctaaATGAACTAAGAATCGATCACCGCCTGGGTTGCTATCCTTTTCCTGTTATCCATTTACCGTAAAACCAGAACTTTCTGCTCCTTTACAATTTTTAGTAGAATTACTAAGAAAGAagttaattttatgaaattgtGCATTACTTTGTATGCATGGTAATAACTACACTGTGTTTTGCTCTGACGCCCCTTTGGAGATGTTGATTGCAAGTCTGCAAAAAATAGAACAAGGACCGTGCTCTCAATAACTTACGGCTTATTACGGTAACACTGGGAGTGACGCTGTACCTTAGCGACACAATGAAGTAGCGGTGTAAATAACCCCTGTAGATGAAACagcattatttagttttttgtagaATTAGAAATTGGAGTCTTACATGGTTGTGGTGTTTCGGTTTCGACGGTTAAGCGGTGGATATCTTTGAAGTAACTCGCTAAATTATTTAGTGGTTGCTTAGTGAGACTGAAACCTCTCATCTAGCTAACCTCCTTCAGCCTTGCACTGTAGTATATCACAGCTATCAGCAAGTCTGCGCCATGGAGTTTCCTTTTGACATTAATCAGTTGTTCTCTGAGAGGATCTCCATTCTGGACCAGAATCTTGTTGCAAGTCGCCAATCTAAAGAAAAGTAGGTTAAAACATGACGATGTGTTTACGCAAATAACTGCTCCGTTTATCTGTGCTGCTCACTTGGCTTCAGAAAATCACTGTTGAATCACCTTCTTTTAAAGTCTGGACTGTAGTCAGCAGTTCTTGAAGGTCTCAGAAACTTGACCATTAAAATCTATCTGTCTATTTatttgtccatccatctatccatccctCCAGGTTTATTtaatatagcacatttcagtagcaaggcagttcaaactgctttacataataaaactacaaaattgCAAAGTTATAAAGAAACCACCATACAGGCAACAGTAGaagaaacattaattttttaatgagtgccatcaccaaaatcatacacatcaaatatgttggtcaatgttgttttttttattttattatggttcaaaagcaactctaaaaaGGTCGGAttttgtcttgatttaaagaaactcagtgtttcagctgttttgcagtttttggaAGTTTATtctagatttgtggtgcatagaagctgaatcctgcttctccatgtttgttttgctgtgtgGAACTTCACAGGCCAGATCTTCGGGTCAAAATTGCAACAGTTCTTGATGAACTTGGGGAAGCCTCAGCAAAGGtgagttcttgtttttttgtgtgaggGTTGTTTGGGGGTTGATCGGGTAAAAGGATCTTCTGatgaacaaatatttctaattttttacaaaatggttTTCCACATCACATATTGACAACAGATTCACTGCAAATATGCTGCTAGGTAGTTTGGTATCACTGCATGCACCATGCTTAACATGGACCAAGGAAAGCAAagtttctgaacatttttgaatgCAATCATGTTTATTCTTTGGTGCTACTACAGGCACAAGACCTCCCAGCTCCTATAACAAGTGCTTCCAAGCTGCAGTTCCAGAAGCATCAGTTGTACCTGATGAAGGACGGAGAGAGCAGCCGGTAAACCTCACTTCCTTGCTTTCACTCCCTTTCCACTATTGTTTCATGGACTAACATGttcataacatttaaatttaatgtgtttttttccacactcattttctttcttccaaaTCTTGCAGTCTGAACAAAGTCTTAgaacatatttctatttttacttattAGAACTGGtagaatttatttaaagtagttACATTGACTCCCTGGGAATAATCTCAACAGGATTCAGGTGAAGCTTTTCCAAGAGCTTAATATTTTCCTGCTTTGTCCATCCCAACGGGATAAAGCAGAACATTCCTCAGAAGATTCATTATAATATCTTGGCTTTCCTAGCtggaaaaatatacatttcataAATACTATTTACAGTTTAGATATTCTGAAGAACAATTATCAGGATCAGTGTTTATAATATTGCAAAGGAAAAAGCACTCCTTGGAAATGATTTTTGGCAGGATGCGATCAGGTGTCATGACTTCATGCTCTGCATATTGATGATATATTTGGTCAGCTAGAACAGTTGGCTACTTATGGTATATGTGTGTAATATGTTGTAAAATGATGTTAATTACATTAAAAGAGCTCTCTCATGTATTCTACACACAGAGGACGGGGTGTGGTTGTGGGATTTCTGAAGGTTGGCTACAAGAAGTTATTTCTGCTTGTGAGTCTGTAACTTTATTTTGATACAgttattcattttcttattcCAAATCACAGTTCTTTAACTCTTATTTGTTTTAGGATCGAAATGGTGTGCACATCGAAGTAGAGCCACTGTGTGTTTTGGATTTCTACATTGCAGAAAACTTACAGCGACATGGCTATGGGCTAGAACTATTCAATTTTATGTTACAGGTAAAGCTTTTAGATATTTCACCATAAAAATCGggtaataaaatatgaataagaGTTGTAATGATGCATGTGAGCCAGCAGGGGGATCAACAGGTCTTATTCTCTATCCTAATTAGCAACTAGTTGTTCCAGACTTATTTAAAATAGACATGGTTAGGTGATCAAATATTGGTCAAACAAAATCACTTTCAACaggaatgagaaaaaaacagtctCAAAGAGAGGGTTACACAGAAGGGGACACTGACAGAAATGCTAACAGTTCCACtttatgaagtggaagaaaagtttATCATCTTGTTTAGTAAAATCCTTTTGTTGGTTGGATAGTGTGTATGTTCTTTTTCCAGCTGGAGAAGAACATACACACTAACTATGGCTGTCTGATGCATTTATACTGTAACTAAATACTTAAATCTTTTTGTGTGCTGCAACTGACTCACACTGTGTTGAATTGCATGTATTCTCGTGAGTTGGACTTGGACTGTTTACTGTTTGCTATTTATAATTTATGTGGAAGACTTAACTTCACACTATAGTGGTGGTCACCAAACGGACCGCAGTTTGGATCACTGATTGAATGTTTTTCAACTGTGCACCATTTACCACCCTAACGGtagtacattttgttttgcacataTTTTGCAGACTTTCTAAACTTTACGGTTCTTATGGTAATACAGCTGAAGTCCGTGGAACTCATCTGTCTGCACCTGGAAGGTTACCTGTAGAAGtcataagaaaaataatgtagATTACCGGAGAGCACCATTTGTACTGTCAAGCACGGGGGGCAGAACCATAATGTGTGATATTTTGCTGCATGAGGGACTGGgctctttacaaaataaatgcgGAAAATATTAAAGGAGCATCTCAATAAAAAGGCTAGAAAACTAAAGCTTGATCAATGGTTAGACCAAGGATACAATCAAGCTAAGTGGTATGGAAACAGGCGTAAGGATAACAAGGTCAAATGTCTTGTGGTGGTCATCACAAAGCCTTGATCTCTGTGCAGTAGGAAATTGAAAAGACGTGAGCTAACAAGCAGGCCTACAAACCTGACTCAGTTCCACCAGTTCTGTCAGAAAGAACTGACAGAACTCCATAAAACTGTGCGGAGAAGCTTGTGGAAGTATATCTATGTTTGACCTAAATCATGCATTTTTAACGCAGTTCTACCAAGAACTAAGTAAATGCATGTaaacatctgaagaaaaatgatatCCCTCTGATTATTATTGTAGAATAGTTTTCTGCTACAGATTAACTGTTATTGtccattttttctttgctgtagCATCAGAACGTGGAGCCAGTGTTGTTGGCATATGACAGACCTTCCACCAAATTGCTGGCATTTCTGGCTAAGCATTACAATTTGAGGCAGAGCGTTCCTCAGGTGAGACATGTCATGTCTGTCCTGTGAATATCTCTTTTATGGTTTTACTTTTCTCTGACAACCACATAAGATAAAATATAGGTTACttttacaagattttttttaatctttattccACGTTAAGTCCTTCACTTGATCACTCTTCCATTTTTAAAGCTTCTGTTTTATTAGGCAGAGCAGCAAAAGCGTTGGGAAGGCCTATTATATACATAACAGCACAGATATAATCTGGCAGAACCCCATAAACTAGAAAGCTGATCAAGTAAATAAATCTATTTCTGAAACTTACAGTTAAGTTCAACTAATTTGTTAATCTGATTTAGTTCAGGAGGTGAACATGCTGAGGTGTTTTGCTGTGCGGCAGCTGCTGGAAGCCCCATTAAATGTGTCCTGTGATATAAATGTGCTGTTCTCAGAATTAACATTGTTATTGTTTGATGTAACTTTTTTATCACTGTGTGCAGGTCAATAACTTTGTTGCCTTTGAGGACTTCTTCTACAAAAGAGCAGGTAATTTTtaaccgttttatttttttatggcagTTGTTACATTTTGCTCATGAGCAGAGCCATCTTCAAAATATGACAAACCCATTTGCTTTCAATTTCTCCTCTGTCTGTATATCTTTGTTTCAATGTactctattattattattattatttaaatgtacctTTGTTCACCAtgattaaaatgaactttttttccctttttccatTCTGCTGTAAGACGGTCTTTAGTTGGTGACaactcaaaatgtattttcgCTTTAATTTCagttccaaaaaaataaaataaattttaacctAATTTCTAggtacaattttttttccttacagaTTAGAGAACATGCAGCTTTCTAGGAGGAGCTTATTAATTTTCTCATGTTCCTCAGCCTCATCATGTTGTTCCCTTTCTTTCCTTATAATTaactacaatttttttatttgcactttgtatcaagaacaaaaaaataacttgagtAGAATAAGTATAATACACAGTTGcccagaatttctttttttcatgcaacATTTGCGTTGTACATCTCAGAAGCTTCTTCTACTGCTGGTGTTTGACTTAAGTATGAAGATGCCAATGGCACTTAATGAAATTGGGTAGATGGAACAACATTTgcaatagtaatagtaataataataaacatgttacTTACAATGCACTTCATGTTAATGTCAAAGTGCTATAAAATAACAGTCTAGTTTTTAACTGGCcagtttatgcattttaatctttttgccTTATTGGTAAGAGTGAAACTTAATTTATGAACAAAAGAAGATGTTACCTTCCATCCAGAGCTGAGTgtactttatgttttttacagtgTCCCAGTTGAGAAGAGTAAAAAAGCCTGATGGAGAGATTAAGCCTTATTCTTTAATGGAAAGAGAAGGTAAACCATCATTTTAGTTATCTATGAGTTTTGGCTGAAAAGCTCAGTTTATCATTGAAGATCTCTTGAATACTGCAGGCCCATTCCATTCCATTTCCTCATTGCTATTGAATCATGCATGTGtaaagctatatatatatatatatatatatatatccatccatccatccatccattgtctgttcacccttgtccccaatggggtcgggagggttgctggtgcccatctccagctacattccaggcgggaggcggggtacgccctggacaggtcgccagtctgtcgcagggcaacacaaagacatacaggacaaacaaccattcacacacacactcacacctagggagaatttagatagaccaattaacctaacagtcgtgtttttggactgtgggaggaagccggagtacccggagagaacccacgcatgcacagggagaacatgcaaactccatgcagaaagaccccggccgggaatcgaacccaggaccttcttgctgcaaggcaacagtgctaccaactgcgccactgtgcagcccttatatatatatatataacataaaatatttatgttgcttaatactttttttcacTGAAGGGGTCCCTCTataagaaaaaatgtcatttatataAGAGAGCACTACTTTGtgcagttaaaacaagtttgcATTGTTCAGTGCTTTTTAATAAGATTGGAACATTGATGGTGTATTGTGACCTTATACCACCTGACAGAGCAAGTTATAAAATCAAATTGATAACTGCTACATTGGAAACAGCAGGTTAGGCTTTTTTAATACTTGGTGATGATCCAGTAAACTGCAGTAAACCCCCCTCTTATTGCTCATGCTGATATTCGATGTGTTGCTGCATTTGCCCTGTGAAACCCTGTGAAAGCAgcaacaatgtttgttttttacacacagctttttctatttattattttcatagaCAACAACTGCGGaaatccttctttttcttttaacttgagtttagattatttttttgccatgaAACTTGAATAGGtattatttcactgtttttccaAGTTCTCCATaatcagatatatttttttgcttaaaatataaattttgttttgtttcttttctagCGGTACGCCAAGAGCAGAGGACACTTCCTTGGCCATTTGCTGCTCCTCAGTCTCCTCACCGCTCAGTATcttcccagtgctcccagtctCCCAGTGCGGGCTCCTCTCCCAGGAGGGTGCTTCCATGTGTCACACATCCAGCGTTTGCTGGAGACAGCAGGGAGCAGAGCCCACATTCACCTCTGATGGACTGCTGCAGGACAAGACGTAGCAAGTAAGAGCTGCATGCACACAATTACTCTGTTCTACATTATCTGTTTATGTGCCATTACTTTATTGATATATTACTGTGGCTCAAAATACGATGAAGTTCCTTTCACACCTTCACACATAGTTTCAGAAAGCAAATGAATAGATCAATAAGACAGTGATCATAAACGTGTTTTCATTAAAGGTTGATGATtgcaataaaattatgtttttatgtgggCATAGCTTTCATAATCTCTGCATACATACTGTAAAGACAACATCTGGATGGATGTTGCAGTCACATTTGAACCAGAAAAAAGTTAGGAGTAAGAAGCAGCAAATACAGcaataatttattctttttgtaaGGAGAAATATTGATAACCTTTCcattcagtttaaaatctaTAGGCAAACTATAGACAGAGGCAGTCCTAGCCTGTTTGGTGTCCCTCCCCTTACCTTCTCCTCATTACTGACATTCAGATCCTCCAGTTgtacgatttttttttttaattttgaaaaaaatagcGAGGGAGAGGCAAGTAGTTCAGTTAtctgactttgacaaccttaacatgtagatatTATGTGAAATTCTGTGTTTCGGTTCTGttgcaaaataagaaaaaaaaaacacaccaactctgacagatcaccTGTAGAGCAGGTGTTGAAATGAACTAATCACCCACCGTGGTGTTAGATTAGCTAATCTACCAGCTGTTTATAATGCACCTGGAACATCAAGTCTTAAAACGTAATACTGcaacggactgaatgttctgttctttgtgtgaaaatgttttgatttttttttgttgttgtgccgttgttgtcagttgccaGTGAATCATTTGCACTTTTTGTGTGTTGAGAATCTCACAGACTGAGCAGTCTTGATTAAATGTTACTGATTTAGTTAATAAACTaaacttgaaaattgttttgcaacttaaaacaataaaattaactcCTTTCAGCTGTTTGGATAATTGGGTCATAGAATGGTGGAGCCAGTGAATAGtacatttaaattatgaaatattgtcAGATTCTCAGTAGTATTTAAATTTGGGTGAGTGTggcatgaaaacatttattatccCTAGGGTAGGCTTGACTGTAACATAATGACAAACGGTTTTTTTTGCTGCTCTAGAAAAGAGATTGAATTCTAGCTGAGTATGCAGAGGCTTTATAAGGTTGGGAACATTACTAGTGCATTTGTTTTTGGGTCACATATTATGGATAGGAGGCCACTGACTCAATGCTCTAACAAAGACTCATGCTCCGTCGCACATACAGCGAAGAGTCATTGCTGGAAAACATGCACCAATCAAACTGATCCAAACAGATACCTGTTTCATAATAAACAAggctttatattttaaatacatagaTAAACAGAACTGGATTTgccagttttgtgtttttgatgtttagGATTTATAATGTGACATTATGGGCACCTGGATAAATCTTGACTAAAAAGCTTCTCGGTTTGGATTTGAAGATGGAAACAATTCATTCCATTAATCTGGTTTTCCACTAGTCCACTATGTAGATCTGCATAGAGACTGGTCACTGATCACTTTGTTTGTCATAATTGATAACTGATTAGTAATAGTgtatctctttctctc from Xiphophorus couchianus chromosome 13, X_couchianus-1.0, whole genome shotgun sequence harbors:
- the atat1 gene encoding alpha-tubulin N-acetyltransferase 1 isoform X1 gives rise to the protein MEFPFDINQLFSERISILDQNLVASRQSKEKPDLRVKIATVLDELGEASAKAQDLPAPITSASKLQFQKHQLYLMKDGESSRGRGVVVGFLKVGYKKLFLLDRNGVHIEVEPLCVLDFYIAENLQRHGYGLELFNFMLQHQNVEPVLLAYDRPSTKLLAFLAKHYNLRQSVPQVNNFVAFEDFFYKRAVSQLRRVKKPDGEIKPYSLMEREAVRQEQRTLPWPFAAPQSPHRSVSSQCSQSPSAGSSPRRVLPCVTHPAFAGDSREQSPHSPLMDCCRTRRSNSEKGLVARSNLYSRHMDIRHAGLLDRNSSWTPMGDQTCALGWKNEHSIVSLLKRAQPGLGAPPGPQSDDVYSLTTTDGTKKHLDSAAESHATSDKTKVLDNKQSSSEGNHKPLEKDHIRKQPDWSWAVGGNYSTAQWVKQNQVYRSTRPW
- the atat1 gene encoding alpha-tubulin N-acetyltransferase 1 isoform X3, whose protein sequence is MEFPFDINQLFSERISILDQNLVASRQSKEKPDLRVKIATVLDELGEASAKAQDLPAPITSASKLQFQKHQLYLMKDGESSRGRGVVVGFLKVGYKKLFLLDRNGVHIEVEPLCVLDFYIAENLQRHGYGLELFNFMLQHQNVEPVLLAYDRPSTKLLAFLAKHYNLRQSVPQVNNFVAFEDFFYKRAVSQLRRVKKPDGEIKPYSLMEREAVRQEQRTLPWPFAAPQSPHRSVSSQCSQSPSAGSSPRRVLPCVTHPAFAGDSREQSPHSPLMDCCRTRRSNSLSRSQLGFN
- the atat1 gene encoding alpha-tubulin N-acetyltransferase 1 isoform X2 gives rise to the protein MEFPFDINQLFSERISILDQNLVASRQSKEKPDLRVKIATVLDELGEASAKAQDLPAPITSASKLQFQKHQLYLMKDGESSRGRGVVVGFLKVGYKKLFLLDRNGVHIEVEPLCVLDFYIAENLQRHGYGLELFNFMLQHQNVEPVLLAYDRPSTKLLAFLAKHYNLRQSVPQVNNFVAFEDFFYKRAAVRQEQRTLPWPFAAPQSPHRSVSSQCSQSPSAGSSPRRVLPCVTHPAFAGDSREQSPHSPLMDCCRTRRSNSEKGLVARSNLYSRHMDIRHAGLLDRNSSWTPMGDQTCALGWKNEHSIVSLLKRAQPGLGAPPGPQSDDVYSLTTTDGTKKHLDSAAESHATSDKTKVLDNKQSSSEGNHKPLEKDHIRKQPDWSWAVGGNYSTAQWVKQNQVYRSTRPW